In Calditrichota bacterium, the following proteins share a genomic window:
- a CDS encoding long-chain fatty acid--CoA ligase gives MMEKIWLKHYEKGVPETIDYPDKPLFKLVEDNAKEYPDTPAVIFMGKKITFKELQKAIEQFAAALYSLGIRQGDRVAIILPNLPQYPMVHYALMKLGAIIVPTNPLYVERELEYQMNDSGAKAVVVLDLVYPRVRAIRKNTSLEKVIVTGVKEYLPGLLKLLYPIKAKKEGSFVKVEKEPGVYFFQDLMKGTYDAPPEVSVKTDDIAMLLYTGGTTGVSKGAVLLHKNLIANTYQVRYWVTDAHEGQEAIIAALPYFHSFGMTTCLHMSVILKSPAILIPRFDVKQVLQSIQKYKASLFPGVPTMYVAINNYPDVKKYSFDSLRACISGGAALPVEVQREFEKITGAKLVEGYGLTETSPVLTANPIYGLRKIGSIGIPMPDTDIMVADPETHKELPIGEIGELAAKGPQVMREYWKKPEETKQVFHDGWLFTGDMSRVDEDGFFYIVDRKKDMIIASGFNIYPREVEEVLFQHPKIQEAAVVGVPHEYRGETVKAFVVLKEGETATEQEIIDFCADRLAKYKVPKMVEFRTELPKSMIGKVLRRVLLEEEKKKLEQKKKS, from the coding sequence ATGATGGAAAAAATCTGGCTCAAGCATTATGAAAAAGGGGTGCCGGAGACAATCGATTACCCTGACAAACCTCTTTTTAAGTTGGTTGAAGACAACGCAAAGGAGTATCCCGACACACCTGCTGTAATTTTCATGGGTAAGAAAATTACATTCAAAGAATTACAAAAAGCCATTGAGCAATTCGCCGCCGCCTTGTACAGCCTTGGCATCCGGCAGGGAGATCGGGTGGCAATCATTCTGCCCAATTTGCCCCAGTATCCCATGGTTCATTATGCCCTAATGAAACTTGGGGCGATTATTGTGCCGACCAATCCCCTTTACGTGGAGCGTGAGCTTGAATATCAGATGAATGACAGCGGCGCAAAGGCGGTGGTTGTACTGGATTTGGTTTACCCGCGCGTCAGGGCAATCAGGAAAAACACCTCTCTTGAAAAGGTGATTGTGACGGGCGTTAAGGAATATTTGCCCGGATTGCTTAAACTGCTCTATCCGATTAAGGCCAAAAAAGAGGGGTCTTTTGTAAAGGTTGAAAAAGAACCGGGTGTTTATTTTTTTCAGGACCTAATGAAAGGAACTTACGACGCGCCTCCGGAAGTATCTGTTAAAACGGACGATATTGCCATGCTTTTGTACACGGGCGGCACAACAGGCGTGTCAAAGGGTGCTGTTTTGCTGCACAAAAATCTGATTGCCAACACCTACCAGGTGCGATATTGGGTAACAGACGCCCACGAGGGTCAGGAAGCGATTATTGCGGCTCTTCCGTATTTTCACAGTTTTGGCATGACAACCTGCCTTCACATGTCTGTGATTTTGAAATCCCCGGCGATTTTGATTCCGCGGTTTGATGTAAAACAGGTGCTTCAGTCCATACAGAAATACAAGGCTTCTCTCTTTCCGGGTGTTCCCACGATGTACGTGGCCATCAATAATTATCCGGATGTAAAGAAATATTCATTTGATTCCCTGCGAGCGTGTATTAGCGGAGGAGCGGCCCTCCCTGTGGAAGTCCAGCGTGAATTCGAAAAAATTACCGGCGCAAAATTGGTTGAAGGATATGGCCTAACAGAAACCTCCCCGGTGCTGACGGCCAATCCCATTTACGGATTGCGAAAGATTGGATCCATCGGTATTCCGATGCCGGACACGGATATTATGGTAGCGGATCCGGAAACGCACAAAGAATTGCCTATCGGAGAAATTGGCGAGCTGGCCGCAAAAGGCCCGCAGGTGATGCGTGAATATTGGAAGAAGCCGGAAGAAACAAAACAGGTGTTTCATGATGGCTGGCTTTTTACCGGTGACATGTCACGCGTCGATGAGGACGGCTTTTTCTACATCGTCGATCGGAAAAAGGACATGATTATTGCCAGCGGATTTAATATTTATCCAAGAGAAGTGGAAGAAGTGCTCTTCCAGCATCCTAAGATCCAGGAAGCGGCTGTAGTGGGTGTTCCCCACGAATATCGTGGCGAAACGGTGAAGGCGTTTGTGGTCTTGAAGGAAGGGGAGACCGCTACCGAGCAGGAAATTATTGATTTTTGCGCAGATCGTCTGGCGAAATATAAAGTGCCCAAAATGGTTGAATTCAGGACAGAGTTGCCCAAGAGCATGATTGGGAAGGTTCTCAGGCGCGTTTTGTTGGAGGAAGAAAAAAAGAAACTCGAACAAAAGAAAAAATCGTGA